The genomic segment CTAAAGGCAAAGTGGATTTGGCCGGCAAACGCGTTACGGTGGAGTTTGACGAAGGTAAAGTGCAGCTTGAGGCGATCAAGGAAGCAATTGAAGAACAAGGCT from the Bacilli bacterium genome contains:
- a CDS encoding copper ion binding protein, whose protein sequence is MQTVTLKVEGMSCGHCVKAVEGAVSKAGAKGKVDLAGKRVTVEFDEGKVQLEAIKEAIEEQGYDVVNE